In one Bacteroidota bacterium genomic region, the following are encoded:
- a CDS encoding DegT/DnrJ/EryC1/StrS family aminotransferase yields the protein MKKIQMVDLVGQYQGFKDELAESLNQILETAAFINGPEVKALTQELADYTGSRHVIPCANGTDALQISMMALGLKPGDEVICPNFTYIATAEVIALLGLRLVLCDVEPDTFNLDPTKVEALITEKTRAIVPVHLYGQCANMAALQAIADKYKLFLIEDTAQAIGATYTYPDGRQQQAGTMGHCGSTSFYPSKNLGAYGDAGAIFTQDDTLAAEIRMIANHGQQRQYYFDRVGVNSRLDSIQAAVLRCKLRRLDQYVDARRSVAADYDSKLGGHPDLQIPTRAPYSTHVFHQYTLQVKNGKREGLLEHLRSKDIPCVVFYPLPVHHNAPYADAQRFRDADFPVTVRLTAEVLSLPMHTELDEEQLAYICREVLAYLG from the coding sequence ATGAAAAAAATACAGATGGTTGACCTTGTGGGTCAATACCAGGGCTTTAAAGACGAACTGGCTGAGAGCCTGAACCAGATACTGGAAACAGCGGCATTCATAAATGGCCCGGAGGTAAAGGCGCTGACCCAAGAGCTGGCCGACTATACAGGTTCCAGGCACGTTATTCCCTGTGCCAATGGTACCGATGCCCTGCAGATAAGCATGATGGCGCTAGGCCTGAAGCCCGGCGATGAGGTTATCTGCCCAAACTTTACCTACATTGCCACCGCTGAGGTGATTGCCCTGCTTGGCCTCAGGCTAGTACTGTGCGATGTGGAGCCCGACACCTTCAACCTGGACCCCACCAAAGTAGAAGCGCTGATTACGGAAAAGACCCGGGCCATCGTACCCGTACACCTGTATGGCCAGTGCGCCAATATGGCGGCCCTGCAGGCTATTGCAGACAAGTACAAGCTTTTCCTGATAGAAGATACAGCCCAGGCCATAGGGGCCACCTATACCTACCCCGATGGTAGGCAGCAGCAGGCCGGCACCATGGGCCACTGTGGCAGCACCTCCTTCTACCCCAGCAAAAACCTGGGGGCATACGGCGATGCAGGGGCAATCTTTACACAGGATGACACCCTGGCTGCAGAGATCCGCATGATTGCCAACCATGGCCAGCAACGCCAGTACTATTTTGACCGTGTGGGTGTAAACAGCCGCCTGGACAGCATACAGGCCGCCGTGCTGCGCTGCAAGCTGCGCAGGCTGGACCAGTATGTAGATGCACGCCGTAGCGTAGCAGCCGACTATGACAGCAAGCTGGGTGGCCACCCCGACCTACAGATACCCACGCGAGCCCCCTACTCTACCCACGTTTTTCACCAGTATACCCTGCAGGTAAAGAACGGGAAGCGCGAAGGCCTGCTGGAGCACCTGAGGAGCAAAGACATACCCTGCGTAGTATTCTACCCCCTGCCCGTGCACCACAATGCACCCTATGCCGATGCCCAGCGCTTCCGGGATGCCGACTTCCCCGTTACAGTGCGGCTAACCGCGGAGGTGCTGAGCCTACCCATGCACACCGAGCTGGACGAGGAGCAGCTGGCCTACATCTGCCGCGAGGTGCTTGCCTACCTGGGCTAG
- a CDS encoding sugar transferase, whose translation MLRTFTYKKQGKRLLDVLGATILLILAAPILLVSVLLLLFIHRGSPFFVQRRTGRHGERFALYKLASMRNTAPQLSLPDHERTTPLGKVIRAYAIDELPQLLNVLKGDMSLIGPRPLLPEYLALYNDRQMRRHEVRPGLTGLAQIHGRNNTDWPSRLEWDVRYVEQLSPALDLHITLRTIGLLLCGKGRHTQMPRFTGNP comes from the coding sequence ATGTTGAGAACTTTTACCTACAAAAAACAGGGGAAAAGGCTGCTGGATGTATTAGGGGCTACTATTTTGTTAATTTTAGCCGCGCCAATTTTATTAGTCAGTGTCCTTTTACTATTGTTCATCCACCGGGGCAGCCCATTTTTTGTACAGAGACGTACCGGCCGGCACGGGGAACGCTTTGCTCTCTACAAGCTTGCCAGTATGCGAAACACTGCGCCCCAGCTTTCGCTACCTGACCATGAGCGTACTACCCCGCTGGGCAAAGTCATCCGCGCATACGCGATAGATGAGCTGCCGCAGCTGCTAAATGTGCTAAAGGGAGATATGAGCCTGATAGGCCCCCGCCCCCTACTGCCCGAGTATCTGGCCCTGTACAATGACCGGCAGATGCGGCGCCACGAAGTGCGCCCGGGCCTGACTGGCCTGGCACAGATACACGGCCGTAATAACACCGACTGGCCCAGCCGACTGGAGTGGGACGTACGCTACGTAGAGCAACTAAGCCCGGCACTGGATCTGCACATTACATTGCGCACAATCGGCCTGCTGCTATGTGGAAAAGGACGGCACACACAGATGCCGCGCTTCACCGGAAATCCCTAA
- a CDS encoding porin family protein, with the protein MKKIFIFVVFLLAPFVAVQAQGILIGADLGAGIPQGDFADAVDLGIGGELKGRVYLKDKFMVGANVGYYYYSLVDRDNLKVSGETVYIPLTAGAEYFFFTKLVKPYVGLDAGLYFNSFNQEIDVDNLNTSLKNDDTNSSFGIAPNAGVMLGLGGVNLNANVKYVNIFGEDLKGDNQTNTMFVFQLGLAFKFGV; encoded by the coding sequence ATGAAGAAGATTTTCATTTTTGTAGTCTTTCTCCTTGCGCCATTCGTGGCTGTTCAGGCACAGGGCATTCTGATCGGGGCCGACTTGGGTGCCGGTATTCCACAGGGCGACTTTGCCGATGCGGTAGACCTGGGCATTGGCGGCGAGCTAAAAGGCCGGGTGTACCTCAAAGACAAATTCATGGTGGGGGCCAATGTGGGCTACTACTACTACTCCCTGGTAGACCGCGACAACCTGAAGGTATCTGGCGAGACCGTTTATATCCCCCTGACAGCCGGTGCAGAGTACTTCTTTTTCACAAAACTGGTGAAACCCTATGTGGGCCTGGATGCCGGATTATATTTTAATTCTTTCAACCAGGAGATTGACGTAGATAACCTGAACACCAGCCTGAAAAATGATGACACCAACAGCAGCTTTGGCATAGCCCCCAATGCAGGTGTAATGCTTGGCCTGGGGGGGGTCAACCTGAATGCAAACGTTAAGTATGTAAATATCTTTGGCGAAGACCTGAAGGGCGACAACCAGACCAATACCATGTTTGTATTCCAACTAGGATTAGCTTTCAAGTTTGGGGTATAA
- a CDS encoding outer membrane beta-barrel protein: protein MKNSSRFWATLTCVLGLQVLCGPCWAQGVQLGVSGGYAAPISDFSRLVSEGYGGEATARIYFKDNFLYGLTAGHYTYELRNLSSLKRSGSFRMIPLTFTLVYQPFGHKAPVRPYVGLDAGAYMFLIDEDVTPNPARPDVVVNRKKEDVYFGFNPGLGMMINLSEWFILDGGIKYGYIFGEDDNQNSASQATTYFMFHGGIIVRLFKFDYIDRRYYYRKSRL, encoded by the coding sequence ATGAAAAATTCTTCACGTTTTTGGGCAACACTGACCTGTGTACTGGGTCTACAGGTCCTCTGCGGGCCATGCTGGGCCCAGGGCGTTCAGCTGGGTGTGTCGGGCGGCTATGCCGCGCCCATTTCCGATTTTTCCAGGCTGGTATCCGAGGGCTATGGCGGCGAAGCCACGGCGCGAATCTATTTCAAGGATAACTTCCTGTACGGGCTTACAGCTGGCCACTATACGTACGAGCTACGGAATCTGTCCAGCCTGAAGCGCTCGGGCAGCTTCCGCATGATACCACTTACGTTTACACTCGTGTATCAGCCCTTTGGGCATAAGGCGCCCGTACGGCCCTACGTGGGCCTGGATGCCGGAGCCTACATGTTTCTGATAGACGAAGACGTAACCCCAAATCCTGCGCGGCCCGATGTGGTGGTGAATCGGAAGAAAGAAGATGTTTACTTCGGATTTAATCCTGGCCTGGGTATGATGATAAACCTGTCCGAATGGTTCATCCTGGATGGTGGCATCAAGTATGGCTACATCTTTGGCGAAGACGACAACCAGAATAGTGCCTCGCAGGCCACTACCTACTTTATGTTCCATGGGGGCATTATCGTTCGCTTATTCAAGTTTGACTACATAGACAGGCGATATTATTACCGCAAATCTCGCCTCTAG